One window of Dehalobacterium formicoaceticum genomic DNA carries:
- a CDS encoding adenylate cyclase has product MSFTIQSKTDVFKFALPLVDYLNQHGYEEEAKDLGNLVDSCFPEDEQALEAHRKAFRLIQEKVVDLPPAYRKALEDALEIIS; this is encoded by the coding sequence ATGTCCTTCACAATCCAAAGTAAAACCGATGTATTTAAGTTTGCTTTACCCCTTGTTGATTATCTAAATCAGCACGGTTATGAGGAAGAAGCAAAGGATTTAGGTAATCTGGTGGACTCCTGTTTTCCCGAGGACGAACAGGCTTTGGAGGCTCATCGTAAAGCCTTTCGTTTGATTCAGGAGAAGGTGGTTGACTTACCCCCTGCGTACCGCAAGGCACTGGAGGATGCACTGGAGATAATATCTTAA
- a CDS encoding nitroreductase family protein: MEWEDVLYMRRTTRKYQPHQIEDDDLERILDAAQMAPTAMGNEKTTHLTVVQDVNLLNRIREVVQLTSRKTGQKMDAFYGAPTVIFLSAADLSEDHIEYSDVACLIENMMLQATALNLGSTYIWGCLPKLRNNAEVLKELQLPANYEILSAVAVGYSDKPLVRREKRTRISMNRI, from the coding sequence ATGGAATGGGAAGATGTATTGTATATGCGACGCACGACACGTAAGTACCAACCGCATCAAATAGAAGATGATGATCTTGAGCGCATTCTGGACGCAGCACAGATGGCACCAACTGCCATGGGTAATGAGAAGACGACACATTTGACCGTGGTGCAGGACGTTAATCTTCTTAATCGTATTAGGGAGGTTGTGCAGCTGACCTCCCGCAAAACCGGTCAAAAAATGGACGCATTTTATGGAGCACCAACGGTGATTTTTCTTTCCGCTGCCGATTTGTCTGAAGATCATATTGAGTATTCTGATGTAGCTTGCTTGATTGAAAATATGATGCTTCAAGCAACTGCCCTGAATCTGGGTAGTACATACATCTGGGGATGTTTGCCAAAATTGCGTAATAATGCTGAGGTGTTAAAGGAACTGCAGTTACCGGCAAACTATGAGATTCTTTCTGCTGTGGCTGTTGGATATTCTGACAAGCCTTTGGTTAGGCGGGAGAAGAGGACAAGGATATCAATGAACAGAATTTGA